In Aphelocoma coerulescens isolate FSJ_1873_10779 chromosome 3, UR_Acoe_1.0, whole genome shotgun sequence, a single window of DNA contains:
- the AGT gene encoding angiotensinogen isoform X1, with the protein MGLRQTPWRQFSNMNLAADLLCLLACLTVVTCDRVYVHPFNLFSFKESDCDKLEKLVQEGNTIVPVSIESQTTPDYEGDVNDNSKLEAPSLSAWGKEERGYLRDLVYVLGMRFYSTLQKAQRGQNVLLSPTSLYSFLVSFYLGASNQTALDLQGLLGFVPPSGNPDCTYTAVGNNLLSSLRTIERLVNSGDEELLFSKTLSLFSAPGIPLFQLFMEHLLLSADAFYTRAVDFTNPGKAAKQINAFLEAKSQGQSKCLLADIDPAADLLFAVDVRLAVNFKQAFLLKEPQEFWVDSNKKVLVPMLSVTGTFKYKTDTSGAFSVVEVPISKTALLVLLQPINGTDLEHVESELTWQSSAWLQQLSPREIKLTLPALTLEDSSDLQELLADMELPALLGKGADFSKISNASITVGKVINKAFFKLASDGTDQPEEPAAQKEDGASVDVTLNKPFLFSVFEKQSRAMLFLGRVVNPLHEDLNANTEDKKGVE; encoded by the exons ATGGGGCTTAGG CAGACACCGTGGAGGCAATTTTCCAACATGAATCTGGCAGCAGATCTTCTCTGTTTGTTGGCTTGTCTTACCGTGGTGACTTGTGACCGGGTCTACGTCCATCCtttcaatttgttttctttcaaagagAGTGACTGCGACAAGCTGGAAAAATTGGTTCAGGAGGGAAACACCATTGTCCCTGTCTCCATTGAGTCCCAAACCACACCTGACTATGAAGGTGACGTGAATGACAACAGCAAGCTGGAAGCCCCAAGCCTCAGTgcctgggggaaggaggaacGGGGCTATCTGAGGGACTTGGTGTACGTCCTGGGTATGCGGTTTTACAGCACACTGCAAAAAGCACAGAGGGGCCAAAATGTGCTCCTGTCCCCAACCAGCCTCTACAGCTTCTTGGTGTCTTTCTACCTGGGCGCCTCAAACCAGACAGCACTTGATTTGCAGGGTTTGCTGGGATTTGTTCCCCCCTCTGGAAACCCTGACTGCACTTACACGGCAGTTGGAAATAATTTACTTTCCAGCCTGAGGACGATCGAAAGGCTTGTGAACAGCGGGGACGAGGAGCTGCTCTTCTCCAAGACACTGAGCCTGTTCTCTGCCCCTGGGATACCCCTATTCCAGCTGTTCATGGAGCACTTGCTCCTCAGTGCTGATGCATTCTACACCCGAGCTGTTGACTTTACAAATCCAGGCAAGgcagcaaaacaaataaatgcCTTTTTGGAGGCCAAAAGCCAGGGACAAAGCAAGTGCTTACTGGCAGACATCGACCCAGCCGCTGACCTGCTGTTTGCAGTGGACGTCCGCTTGGCAG TGAATTTTAAGCAAGCCTTCCTGCTCAAGGAGCCTCAGGAGTTCTGGGTGGATTCAAACAAAAAGGTCTTGGTCCCTATGTTGTCTGTCACGGGGACGTTCAAGTACAAAACTGATACCAGTGGGGCTTTTTCTGTGGTGGAAGTCCCCATCAGCAAGACggcgctgctggtgctgctgcagcccatcAATGGCACTGACCTGGAGCACGTGGAGTCCGAGCTGACGTGGCAGTcctcagcctggctccagcagctgtcCCCAAG agaaattaaattaacGCTGCCAGCATTGACACTTGAAGACAGCTCTGATTTACAGGAGCTTCTTGCAGATATGGAACTGCCGGCACTGCTGGGGAAGGGCGCAGATTTCAGTAAGATAAGCAACGCCAGTATAACAGTTGGAAAG GTAATAAATAAAGCCTTTTTCAAACTGGCCAGTGATGGAACAGATCAGCCAGAAGAGCCTGCAGCACAGAAGGAAGATGGGGCGTCCGTGGATGTAACACTGAACAAGCCattccttttttctgttttcgAAAAGCAGTCAAGGGCAATGCTTTTTCTTGGCAGAGTAGTAAACCCTCTGCATGAGGATTTAAATGCAAACACAGAGGATAAGAAAGGAGTGGAATGA
- the AGT gene encoding angiotensinogen isoform X3: MNLAADLLCLLACLTVVTCDRVYVHPFNLFSFKESDCDKLEKLVQEGNTIVPVSIESQTTPDYEGDVNDNSKLEAPSLSAWGKEERGYLRDLVYVLGMRFYSTLQKAQRGQNVLLSPTSLYSFLVSFYLGASNQTALDLQGLLGFVPPSGNPDCTYTAVGNNLLSSLRTIERLVNSGDEELLFSKTLSLFSAPGIPLFQLFMEHLLLSADAFYTRAVDFTNPGKAAKQINAFLEAKSQGQSKCLLADIDPAADLLFAVDVRLAVNFKQAFLLKEPQEFWVDSNKKVLVPMLSVTGTFKYKTDTSGAFSVVEVPISKTALLVLLQPINGTDLEHVESELTWQSSAWLQQLSPREIKLTLPALTLEDSSDLQELLADMELPALLGKGADFSKISNASITVGKVINKAFFKLASDGTDQPEEPAAQKEDGASVDVTLNKPFLFSVFEKQSRAMLFLGRVVNPLHEDLNANTEDKKGVE; this comes from the exons ATGAATCTGGCAGCAGATCTTCTCTGTTTGTTGGCTTGTCTTACCGTGGTGACTTGTGACCGGGTCTACGTCCATCCtttcaatttgttttctttcaaagagAGTGACTGCGACAAGCTGGAAAAATTGGTTCAGGAGGGAAACACCATTGTCCCTGTCTCCATTGAGTCCCAAACCACACCTGACTATGAAGGTGACGTGAATGACAACAGCAAGCTGGAAGCCCCAAGCCTCAGTgcctgggggaaggaggaacGGGGCTATCTGAGGGACTTGGTGTACGTCCTGGGTATGCGGTTTTACAGCACACTGCAAAAAGCACAGAGGGGCCAAAATGTGCTCCTGTCCCCAACCAGCCTCTACAGCTTCTTGGTGTCTTTCTACCTGGGCGCCTCAAACCAGACAGCACTTGATTTGCAGGGTTTGCTGGGATTTGTTCCCCCCTCTGGAAACCCTGACTGCACTTACACGGCAGTTGGAAATAATTTACTTTCCAGCCTGAGGACGATCGAAAGGCTTGTGAACAGCGGGGACGAGGAGCTGCTCTTCTCCAAGACACTGAGCCTGTTCTCTGCCCCTGGGATACCCCTATTCCAGCTGTTCATGGAGCACTTGCTCCTCAGTGCTGATGCATTCTACACCCGAGCTGTTGACTTTACAAATCCAGGCAAGgcagcaaaacaaataaatgcCTTTTTGGAGGCCAAAAGCCAGGGACAAAGCAAGTGCTTACTGGCAGACATCGACCCAGCCGCTGACCTGCTGTTTGCAGTGGACGTCCGCTTGGCAG TGAATTTTAAGCAAGCCTTCCTGCTCAAGGAGCCTCAGGAGTTCTGGGTGGATTCAAACAAAAAGGTCTTGGTCCCTATGTTGTCTGTCACGGGGACGTTCAAGTACAAAACTGATACCAGTGGGGCTTTTTCTGTGGTGGAAGTCCCCATCAGCAAGACggcgctgctggtgctgctgcagcccatcAATGGCACTGACCTGGAGCACGTGGAGTCCGAGCTGACGTGGCAGTcctcagcctggctccagcagctgtcCCCAAG agaaattaaattaacGCTGCCAGCATTGACACTTGAAGACAGCTCTGATTTACAGGAGCTTCTTGCAGATATGGAACTGCCGGCACTGCTGGGGAAGGGCGCAGATTTCAGTAAGATAAGCAACGCCAGTATAACAGTTGGAAAG GTAATAAATAAAGCCTTTTTCAAACTGGCCAGTGATGGAACAGATCAGCCAGAAGAGCCTGCAGCACAGAAGGAAGATGGGGCGTCCGTGGATGTAACACTGAACAAGCCattccttttttctgttttcgAAAAGCAGTCAAGGGCAATGCTTTTTCTTGGCAGAGTAGTAAACCCTCTGCATGAGGATTTAAATGCAAACACAGAGGATAAGAAAGGAGTGGAATGA
- the AGT gene encoding angiotensinogen isoform X2, whose protein sequence is MGLRTPWRQFSNMNLAADLLCLLACLTVVTCDRVYVHPFNLFSFKESDCDKLEKLVQEGNTIVPVSIESQTTPDYEGDVNDNSKLEAPSLSAWGKEERGYLRDLVYVLGMRFYSTLQKAQRGQNVLLSPTSLYSFLVSFYLGASNQTALDLQGLLGFVPPSGNPDCTYTAVGNNLLSSLRTIERLVNSGDEELLFSKTLSLFSAPGIPLFQLFMEHLLLSADAFYTRAVDFTNPGKAAKQINAFLEAKSQGQSKCLLADIDPAADLLFAVDVRLAVNFKQAFLLKEPQEFWVDSNKKVLVPMLSVTGTFKYKTDTSGAFSVVEVPISKTALLVLLQPINGTDLEHVESELTWQSSAWLQQLSPREIKLTLPALTLEDSSDLQELLADMELPALLGKGADFSKISNASITVGKVINKAFFKLASDGTDQPEEPAAQKEDGASVDVTLNKPFLFSVFEKQSRAMLFLGRVVNPLHEDLNANTEDKKGVE, encoded by the exons ATGGGGCTTAGG ACACCGTGGAGGCAATTTTCCAACATGAATCTGGCAGCAGATCTTCTCTGTTTGTTGGCTTGTCTTACCGTGGTGACTTGTGACCGGGTCTACGTCCATCCtttcaatttgttttctttcaaagagAGTGACTGCGACAAGCTGGAAAAATTGGTTCAGGAGGGAAACACCATTGTCCCTGTCTCCATTGAGTCCCAAACCACACCTGACTATGAAGGTGACGTGAATGACAACAGCAAGCTGGAAGCCCCAAGCCTCAGTgcctgggggaaggaggaacGGGGCTATCTGAGGGACTTGGTGTACGTCCTGGGTATGCGGTTTTACAGCACACTGCAAAAAGCACAGAGGGGCCAAAATGTGCTCCTGTCCCCAACCAGCCTCTACAGCTTCTTGGTGTCTTTCTACCTGGGCGCCTCAAACCAGACAGCACTTGATTTGCAGGGTTTGCTGGGATTTGTTCCCCCCTCTGGAAACCCTGACTGCACTTACACGGCAGTTGGAAATAATTTACTTTCCAGCCTGAGGACGATCGAAAGGCTTGTGAACAGCGGGGACGAGGAGCTGCTCTTCTCCAAGACACTGAGCCTGTTCTCTGCCCCTGGGATACCCCTATTCCAGCTGTTCATGGAGCACTTGCTCCTCAGTGCTGATGCATTCTACACCCGAGCTGTTGACTTTACAAATCCAGGCAAGgcagcaaaacaaataaatgcCTTTTTGGAGGCCAAAAGCCAGGGACAAAGCAAGTGCTTACTGGCAGACATCGACCCAGCCGCTGACCTGCTGTTTGCAGTGGACGTCCGCTTGGCAG TGAATTTTAAGCAAGCCTTCCTGCTCAAGGAGCCTCAGGAGTTCTGGGTGGATTCAAACAAAAAGGTCTTGGTCCCTATGTTGTCTGTCACGGGGACGTTCAAGTACAAAACTGATACCAGTGGGGCTTTTTCTGTGGTGGAAGTCCCCATCAGCAAGACggcgctgctggtgctgctgcagcccatcAATGGCACTGACCTGGAGCACGTGGAGTCCGAGCTGACGTGGCAGTcctcagcctggctccagcagctgtcCCCAAG agaaattaaattaacGCTGCCAGCATTGACACTTGAAGACAGCTCTGATTTACAGGAGCTTCTTGCAGATATGGAACTGCCGGCACTGCTGGGGAAGGGCGCAGATTTCAGTAAGATAAGCAACGCCAGTATAACAGTTGGAAAG GTAATAAATAAAGCCTTTTTCAAACTGGCCAGTGATGGAACAGATCAGCCAGAAGAGCCTGCAGCACAGAAGGAAGATGGGGCGTCCGTGGATGTAACACTGAACAAGCCattccttttttctgttttcgAAAAGCAGTCAAGGGCAATGCTTTTTCTTGGCAGAGTAGTAAACCCTCTGCATGAGGATTTAAATGCAAACACAGAGGATAAGAAAGGAGTGGAATGA